Proteins from a genomic interval of Quercus lobata isolate SW786 chromosome 11, ValleyOak3.0 Primary Assembly, whole genome shotgun sequence:
- the LOC115968235 gene encoding G-type lectin S-receptor-like serine/threonine-protein kinase SD1-13, translating to MSPEYAMQGLFSEKSDVFSFGVLLLEIVTGRRNTSFYDDEQYYLSLAWKLWNNNNIMAFVDPTIWDPCFQMEMFRCIHVGLLCVQELARDRPTISTIISMLSSDIVDLPFPKQPGFTERQIASNCKPTQQGQIRLPSCNVTLTTIYGR from the exons ATGTCTCCAGAATATGCAATGCAAGGCCTATTTTCAGAGAAATCAGATGTTTTTAGCTTTGGTGTGTTGCTACTAGAGATTGTTACTGGGAGAAGAAACACTAGCTTTTACGATGATGAGCAATACTACTTGAGCCTT GCATGGAAATTAtggaacaacaacaacattatgGCTTTTGTAGACCCAACGATATGGGATCCGTGCTTTCAAATGGAGATGTTCAGATGCATACATGTGGGATTGCTGTGCGTGCAAGAATTGGCTAGAGATAGGCCTACTATATCTACCATTATTTCAATGCTTAGTAGTGATATTGTGGATTTGCCCTTTCCTAAGCAACCTGGATTCACCGAAAGGCAGATTGCTTCAAATTGTAAGCCTACTCAACAGGGTCAAATAAGACTCCCCAGTTGCAATGTCACTCTTACAACGATTTATGGCAGATAA